The genomic region CTCGTCAAATTCCGTGGGCCTACCGGTTGCGATGTCACAAAAGTCGCAGCGCCGCGTACAGATCGCACCACCAATGAGGAAGGATGCTTCCCGATCTTCCCAGCATTCGTAAATGTTCGGGCAGTTCGCTTCCGCACACACTGTGTGTAACCCACCTGAGTGCACGCGTTGGCGCACATCTTGATACCCGGGTCCGGTAGAAACCGTGGTTTTTAACCAACCGGGTTTTTGCTCGATCGGGGTTTGCGAATTCCGCGCTTCAATGCGCAGCAGTTTCCTACCTTCAGGTTTAGGCAGAGTAGACACTTCAGTGAGCTCCTTCGCTTATCGTTTCGAGCAGGGGATCTAGTTTTTCTCGTAGTTTCTTCACGAGGGCAGCCCGCACTTCATCCACTGTGGCACTCACGCCCTCAGCTTTCAAAGAAGTGACCCCCATGCCAACCAGGCCGCAGGGAATGATACCGGTGAACGCGTTACTAAAATCGGGGTCAATGTTGAACGCCACGCCGTGCATCGTGGTGTCGCGCGCAACTTTGAGGCCAATCGCGCAGATTTTCCGGTCGGGGTCACGCAGCCAAGCCCCCGCTTTCCCCTCAATGATGGTGGCAGGAATGTTCCACGTGTCTTGCGCTGCCTCAATCACAGCGGCTTCCACTGCGCGGATGTATTTGATGCGGTCCGCGGGCGGCGCGAGTTTCACAATCGGGTAGATCACGAGTTGACCTGGCCCATGCCACGTAACGGAACCACCCCGGTCGATCCGCACCACCGGCAGGTCGGAGTTGAGAATATCTTCTGGTTTCGTCTGCCTCCCCGCGGTGTAAGTGGCCTCAAACTGGGCGACGATCAGGGTGTGGTCGCGTTCTCCAGCGGCTACTTGTTCAAAAACTTCACGTTGAATCCGGTCCCCTTCCATGTAGGGAATGGGCCCGCGATCCAATAGATTTAACTCCTGCACCCCTCCATGATAACGACTACGCACAAAAACCGCGTCTTCGCATGGGTCTAAGGTCCGCACTTGTGTTTGTGTTGTGAGCGGTTACTCTAATCAACGTGAGTAACGACGAGTATGTACACGTGTGTTCCGCCCGGCAGTGCACGGAACCAGCCGCGTGGGCGGTGATTTGGCGCAATCCAAAAATCCACTATGGCCGCGAAAAAACGTGGTTGGCCTGCGAAGGACATCGAGATTTCTTAGCTGAGTTCGTTGCCCTGCGGGAGTTCCCTTACCGCGTGGTCCCGATCAGAGAGATTGGGCCTGCTACCGGCCCTTCCGCGAAACCAGTGGATCGCCGCTCTCTGTGAACCGCCCGTTTTAAGTTAAGGCCGCAAACCAGCTGAAACTAATGCCCATGCAGCTAACGCCTAACATCTATTGGTTAGCCCGCGAGTTAGGTGTTGTGGGGTCCGTGCGTTAGGTAAGGGTGACGAGTTCTAGGTATGAATCGTCCCACAGGTCCTCATCCCCGTCTGGGAGTAAGAGGACCCGGTCTGGGCTCAGTGCACGCACAGCCCCTTCGTCGTGAGTCACGAGCACAACGGCGCCTTCATAGGTCCGCAGTGCGTTCAGAATTTCTTCTCGAGACGCGGGGTCGAGGTTGTTGGTAGGTTCATCCAGCAAAAGCACGTTCGCGGATGAGGCCACGAGCACCGCGAGCGCCAGCCGGGTTTGCTCGCCCCCGGATAGTACGCGAGCAGGTTTGTCGACGTCATCGCCGGAGAACAGGAATTGTCCCAGCACGTTCCGCACGTGGGTGTCATCCAGTGTGGGCGCTGCGTCAGTCATGTTTTCGAGTACTGTTTTGTCACCTTGCAGGGTTTCGTGTTCTTGTGCGTAGTAGCCTAGTTTGAGGCCGTGGCCGGGGTTTACGGTGCCGGTGTCTGATTCGAGTTTTCCCGCGAGAATCCGTAGCAGCGTGGTTTTACCGGCCCCGTTTAAGCCTAGAACGACAACTTTTGATCCGCGGTCGATCGCGAGGTCAACGCCTGCGAACACTTCGAGTGAACCGTAGGTTTTGGTTAATCCCGTGGCGGTGAGGGGAACGCGTCCGCACGGGGCGGGTTCTGGGAAGCGCAGGCGGGCAACTTTTTCGGGGGCACGTGCGGGTTCCACGGATTGTTCTAGTTCGTCTGCACGCCGAAGCATTTGTTGCGCCGCCACGGCTTTGGTTGCTTTTGCCCGCATTTTCTCGCCTTGTGCGCGCAGGGTCTGGGCTTTGCGCAGTGCATTTGTGCGTTCTTTGCGGCGCCGGTGTTCGTCGTCTGCGCGTTGTTTGAGGTAGGCGTCCCACCCCATGTTGTACACGTCCAGTTGGGCACGGTCTGCATCCAAGTGGTAAACGTGGTTAACAGTTTCTTGAAGTAGTTCGACGTCGTGGCTGATGACCATGAAGCCGCCCGGGTAGGTGCGTAGGAAGTCACGCAACCAGATCAGAGAATCGTGATCTAGGTGGTTTGTGGGTTCGTCAAGCAGCAGCACGTCGGCTTCTGCAAATAGGGCTCGGGCAAGTTCGGCGCG from Gleimia hominis harbors:
- the lipB gene encoding lipoyl(octanoyl) transferase LipB; the encoded protein is MQELNLLDRGPIPYMEGDRIQREVFEQVAAGERDHTLIVAQFEATYTAGRQTKPEDILNSDLPVVRIDRGGSVTWHGPGQLVIYPIVKLAPPADRIKYIRAVEAAVIEAAQDTWNIPATIIEGKAGAWLRDPDRKICAIGLKVARDTTMHGVAFNIDPDFSNAFTGIIPCGLVGMGVTSLKAEGVSATVDEVRAALVKKLREKLDPLLETISEGAH
- a CDS encoding ABC-F family ATP-binding cassette domain-containing protein, whose translation is MINVVNLNVRIGARILIDGANFRIDKGMRIGMVGRNGAGKTTTMRMLAGEEDHGQAEFAGQVTRRGTIGYLPQETRVGDPEQTVRERILSVRGIDETIRRIRKAEQQMARSTGARQTKAMERYVRLDQEFTNAGGWAANAQAAQMAAALGVDENMLDQPLHTLSGGQRRRAELARALFAEADVLLLDEPTNHLDHDSLIWLRDFLRTYPGGFMVISHDVELLQETVNHVYHLDADRAQLDVYNMGWDAYLKQRADDEHRRRKERTNALRKAQTLRAQGEKMRAKATKAVAAQQMLRRADELEQSVEPARAPEKVARLRFPEPAPCGRVPLTATGLTKTYGSLEVFAGVDLAIDRGSKVVVLGLNGAGKTTLLRILAGKLESDTGTVNPGHGLKLGYYAQEHETLQGDKTVLENMTDAAPTLDDTHVRNVLGQFLFSGDDVDKPARVLSGGEQTRLALAVLVASSANVLLLDEPTNNLDPASREEILNALRTYEGAVVLVTHDEGAVRALSPDRVLLLPDGDEDLWDDSYLELVTLT